From one Mytilus trossulus isolate FHL-02 chromosome 10, PNRI_Mtr1.1.1.hap1, whole genome shotgun sequence genomic stretch:
- the LOC134687861 gene encoding GTPase IMAP family member 4-like has protein sequence MANSCNDSDFIGFEHAPGRTAPSIHVPGSSSDELQNDGEIRIVLVGKIGVGKSSTGNMLLGKTVFKASHKSESVTKYTKSRRVTVNERSILIIDTPGLYDTEAENSLQHVQEEIKTCIKIGAPGIHAIVFILSTLTRFSMEDKDCIEKFFQIFGEEFYKYAVVVFTGADILRENNSNLKKYIGKNSVLKSFLQKCGNRYVPFNNKNPTPLEEETQRNHLIAIIIQLEESLQKYYTDRDFQAAETKLQEMEKDMRREKQEELRKQMEDLHVQFERKNAIEMDELEKLYHGKLITMRDEIRHQIEEENEKKKKSKKDEPIW, from the exons ATGGCGAATAGTTGCAATGACAGTGACTTCA TTGGGTTTGAACATGCTCCAGGTAGAACAGCACCATCAATACATGTGCCAGGAAGTTCATCAGATGAGCTACAAAATG atggaGAAATAAGAATTGTCTTAGTGGGTAAAATTGGTGTTGGGAAAAGCTCTACAGGAAACATGCTTCTCGGCAAAACCGTCTTTAAGGCAAGTCACAAATCTGAATCGGTGACAAAATATACGAAGTCGAGGCGTGTAACGGTAAACGAGAGGTCAATATTAATAATTGATACCCCAGGTTTGTATGATACTGAAGCAGAAAACAGCCTTCAGCATGTACAGGAGGAAATTAAAACTTGTATTAAGATAGGAGCCCCTGGTATTCATgcaattgttttcattttgtcaaCTTTAACACGATTTTCCATGGAAGACAAAGATTGTATTGagaaattttttcaaatatttggggAAGAGTTTTACAAGTACGCTGTAGTAGTTTTCACCGGTGCTGAtattttgagagaaaacaattcgaatttgaaaaaatatattggtaAAAATTCGGTTTTGAAATCATTTCTACAAAAATGTGGAAATAGATATGTACCGTTTAATAATAAGAATCCTACCCCGTTGGAGGAAGAAACACAGCGAAATCATTTAATTGCAATAATCATTCAATTGGAGGAGTCCCTACAGAAATATTATACAGATCGTGACTTTCAAGCTGCTGAGACGAAACTTCAAGAAATGGAGAAAGATATGAGAAGAGAAAAACAAGAAGAATTACGTAAACAAATGGAAGATCTACATGtacaatttgaaagaaaaaatgctATAGAAATGGACGAACTTGAAAAGCTGTATCATGGCAAATTAATAACGATGAGGGACGAAATTAGACATCAGATAGAAGAAGAAAACGAGAAGAAGAAAAAGTCGAAAAAGGACGAACCAATATGGTAA